A single window of Zea mays cultivar B73 chromosome 10, Zm-B73-REFERENCE-NAM-5.0, whole genome shotgun sequence DNA harbors:
- the LOC542392 gene encoding ferritin-2, chloroplastic, protein MMLRVSASPAAAVANHLSGGAAATTAPARVTAQRSGVSLSAAAAAGKGKEVLSGVVFQPFEEIKGELALVPQSPDRSLARHKFVDDCEAAINEQINVEYNASYAYHSLFAYFDRDNVALKGFAKFFKESSDEEREHAEKLMEYQNKRGGRVRLQSIVAPLTEFDHPEKGDALYAMELTLALEKLVNEKLHSLHGVATRCNDPQLIDFIESEFLEEQVEAINKVSKYVAQLRRVGNKGHGVWHFDQMLLQEGA, encoded by the exons ATGATGCTTAGGGTTTCCGCGTCTCCGGCCGCCGCGGTGGCCAACCATCTCTCTGGTGgggccgcggcgaccacggctcCTGCCAGGGTGACGGCGCAGCGCAGCGGCGTCTCGctgtccgccgccgccgccgccggcaagGGGAAGGAGGTGCTCAGCGGGGTGGTGTTCCAGCCCTTCGAggagatcaagggggagctcgcccTCGTGCCCCAGTCCCCCGACAGGTCGCTCGCGCGCCACAAGTTCGTCGACGACTGCGAGGCAGCCATCAACGAGCAGATCAA TGTGGAGTACAACGCCTCGTATGCGTACCACTCCCTCTTCGCCTACTTCGACCGCGACAACGTGGCCCTCAAAGGATTTGCCAA GTTCTTCAAGGAATCCAGCGACGAGGAGAGGGAGCACGCTGAAAAGCTCATGGAGTATCAG AACAAACGCGGAGGCAGGGTGAGGCTCCAGTCGATTGTGGCGCCTTTGACCGAGTTTGACCACCCCGAGAAAGGCGATGCTCTGTACG CTATGGAGCTGACTCTGGCTCTGGAAAAGCTGGTTAATGAGAAGCTGCACAGCCTGCATGGT GTGGCAACAAGGTGCAATGATCCTCAGCTGATAGACTTCATCGAGAGTGAGTTCCTCGAGGAGCAG GTGGAAGCCATAAATAAGGTCTCCAAGTATGTCGCGCAGCTGAGGAGAGTGGGCAACAAGGGGCACG GGGTGTGGCACTTTGATCAGATGCTGCTTCAGGAAGGGGCctga
- the LOC100278892 gene encoding Protein trichome birefringence-like 34 → MAPEERMKQTEGSHKVVTAAAAGGKMAVLHSPVGVRSIVTSLVAFFILASSVVFLLLDREAGLQEEPAIRAGGGGGDEECSWSRGRWVYDNVSRPLYDGLKCAFIFPEVACDKYGRKDVMYQHWRWQPHGHGCDLPRFDAMKLLEELRNKRLVFVGDSVNRNQWVSLVCMVEASIPDDRLKMRIFNGSLISFKALEYNATIDFYWSPLLVESNSDNPIIHRVEYRIIRADRIEKHASVWRDADVIVFNSYLWWRKQKDDMRMKVMYGSFEDGDAKLDEMEMADGFEIAIKKLTEWLAKNIDKNKTRIFFAGSSPTHSWASNWGGQDKNKCLNETEPISYRPGGGYKAATTDYSLMAMARSYFRRTLEPRGIRVQILNITELSDYRKDGHPTVFRRQFVPLTKEQIADPASYADCTHWCLPGVPDVWNEFLYGYLTQQSK, encoded by the exons ATGGCGCCTGAGGAAAGGATGAAGCAGACAGAGGGCAGTCACAAGGTggtaacagcagcagcagcaggtggCAAGATGGCGGTGCTCCACTCTCCGGTCGGAGTGAGGAGCATCGTGACCTCCCTGGTGGCTTTCTTCATCCTAGCCAGCTCCGTGGTGTTCCTCCTCCTCGACAGAGAAGCCGGGCTCCAAGAAGAACCGGCGATAagagccggcggcggcggcggcgacgaggaGTGCAGCTGGTCTCGGGGGCGCTGGGTGTACGACAACGTGTCCCGGCCGCTGTACGACGGGCTCAAGTGCGCCTTCATCTTCCCCGAGGTGGCCTGTGACAAGTATGGCAGGAAGGATGTCATGTACCAGCACTGGAGATGGCAGCCTCATGGTCATGGATGCGACCTCCCaag ATTCGATGCCATGAAGCTGCTTGAAGAGCTGAGGAACAAGAGACTGGTGTTTGTGGGTGACTCGGTGAACAGGAACCAATGGGTCTCTCTCGTGTGCATGGTGGAGGCCTCGATACCTGACGACAGGCTCAAGATGCGCATCTTCAATGGCTCGCTCATCTCCTTCAAGGCACTG GAGTACAACGCGACGATAGATTTCTACTGGTCGCCGCTGCTGGTGGAGTCTAACAGCGACAACCCCATCATCCACCGGGTGGAGTACCGGATCATAAGGGCAGACAGGATCGAGAAGCACGCCAGCGTGTGGAGGGACGCCGACGTCATCGTCTTCAACTCTTACCTGTGGTGGAGGAAGCAGAAGGATGACATGAGGATGAAGGTCAT GTACGGTTCATTTGAAGATGGTGACGCAAAGCTAGACGAGATGGAAATGGCGGATGGTTTCGAGATAGCTATCAAGAAACTGACGGAATGGCTTGCAAAGAACATTGACAAGAACAAGACTAGGATATTTTTCGCAGGATCATCACCAACACATTCCTG GGCTAGCAACTGGGGCGGACAAGACAAGAACAAGTGCCTGAACGAAACGGAGCCGATCAGCTACAGACCCGGCGGCGGGTACAAGGCTGCAACCACGGACTACAGCCTGATGGCCATGGCCAGGTCCTACTTCCGGCGGACGCTGGAGCCGAGAGGCATACGCGTCCAGATACTCAACATCACGGAGCTGTCCGACTACCGCAAGGACGGGCATCCCACGGTGTTCAGGAGGCAGTTCGTTCCCCTGACCAAGGAGCAGATCGCGGACCCGGCCAGCTACGCGGACTGCACGCACTGGTGCCTCCCAGGCGTCCCCGACGTCTGGAACGAGTTCCTGTATGGCTACCTCACGCAGCAGAGCAAATGA